One window of Scylla paramamosain isolate STU-SP2022 chromosome 47, ASM3559412v1, whole genome shotgun sequence genomic DNA carries:
- the LOC135095069 gene encoding WD repeat domain phosphoinositide-interacting protein 2-like isoform X4 codes for MQSLGTTVSVVGGGVGVVTEGVKAGIAGLMSLAAQGSALPTEGGGVFSITFNQDYSSLGVGTRIGYRLYSLSTLDKLELICDNDTREMECLGECWDADSGKLYPSSGAECYRVTCNEDTCIVERLFSSSLVAVVSLSSPRKLKVCHFKKNSEICNYSYPNTILGVKLNRARLVVCLEESLYIHNIRDMKVLHTIRDTPPNPTGLCALSISNENCFLAYPGSNSIGQVQIFDAQNLQAKIMIPAHDSPLAAISFNASGTKIATASERGTVIRVFSVGEGARLHELRRGMKRCATIFSLAFSPDSLFLCASSNTETVHVFRLEEIKETRPPVVEEQQGLMGWMTKAVSASASYLPTPVADMMSQGRAFATVTLPFQGVRNVCAIATLALPHRIQKQTRVLVASMDGYLYVYSLNTSEGGDCTLIKQHRLDGHEGGPTTGECAGASTATSGPYPGAAKKTEPEADKMSEMAAACESPPKSVLKFDDVSEFPPV; via the exons ATGCAAAGTCTTGGGACCACTGTGAGCGTCGTGGGCGGAGGCGTGGGCGTGGTGACTGAGGGCGTGAAGGCGGGCATAGCGGGCCTGATGAGTCTGGCCGCCCAAGGGTCCGCCCTCCCCACTGAGGGCGGCGGGGTCTTCTCTATCACCTTCAATCAGGACTACTC GTCTCTGGGTGTGGGCACAAGAATTGGCTATCGGCTGTACTCCCTCAGTACTCTGGACAAGCTGGAACTCATCTGTGACAATG ACACCAGGGAGATGGAATGTTTAGGTGAGTGTTGGGATGCGGACTCTGGGAAATTGTACCCAAGCAGCGGCGCGGAGTGTTATCGTGTCACCT GTAACGAGGACACCTGCATCGTGGAGCGCCTGTTCTCGAGCAgcttggtggcggtggtcagcCTGTCGTCCCCCCGCAAGCTAAAAGTCTGCCATTTTAAGAAGAACTCGGAAATTTGTAACTACAGCTACCCCAACACCATACTGGGGGTCAAACTCAACAGGGCG CGACTAGTGGTGTGTCTCGAGGAATCACTGTACATTCACAACATCCGAGACATGAAGGTCCTGCACACCATCAGAGACACCCCACCAAACCCTACCGGCCTGTGTGCTCTCTCCATTAGCAACGAAAACTGCTTCCTGGCCTATCCCGGCTCAAACAGCATCGGACAGGTGCAGATATTCGACGCGCAGAACCTG CAAGCCAAGATTATGATTCCAGCACATGACAGTCCCCTGGCAGCTATATCCTTCAATGCGTCAGGCACCAAG ATTGCCACAGCTTCAGAGAGGGGCACGGTAATCAGGGTATTCAGCGTTGGGGAGGGCGCCAGGCTTCATGAACTGCGGCGAGGGATGAAGCGATGTGCCACCATTTTCTCCCTggccttctcccctgactccctcttcctctgtgCCTCCTCCAACACTGAGACCGTGCATGTGTTCCGCCTGGAGGAGATCAAGGAGAC GCGGCCCCCGGTAGTGGAGGAGCAGCAGGGATTGATGGGGTGGATGACGAAGGCTGTGTCTGCCTCCGCCTCGTACCTGCCGACACCCGTGGCGGACATGATGAGCCAGGGCCGGGCCTTTGCCACCGTCACCCTGCCGTTCCAGGGAGTGAGGAATGTGTGTGCCATTGCAAC CCTGGCTCTCCCTCACAGGATTCAGAAGCAGACCCGGGTACTGGTGGCTTCCATGGACGGGTACCTCTATGTGTACAGCCTTAACACCAGCGAGGGAGGCGACTGTACCCTTATCAAGCAGCACAG ACTGGATGGACACGAGGGGGGGCCCACCACAGGGGAGTGCGCTGGGgcctccaccgccacctctgGACCTTACCCTGGGGCAGCCAAGAAGACCGAACCAG AGGCGGACAAGATGAGCGAGATGGCGGCAGCGTGTGAATCCCCGCCCAAAAGTGTGCTAAAATTTGATGATGTAAGTGAATTCCCACCGGTGTAG
- the LOC135095069 gene encoding WD repeat domain phosphoinositide-interacting protein 2-like isoform X3, translated as MQSLGTTVSVVGGGVGVVTEGVKAGIAGLMSLAAQGSALPTEGGGVFSITFNQDYSSLGVGTRIGYRLYSLSTLDKLELICDNDTREMECLGNEDTCIVERLFSSSLVAVVSLSSPRKLKVCHFKKNSEICNYSYPNTILGVKLNRARLVVCLEESLYIHNIRDMKVLHTIRDTPPNPTGLCALSISNENCFLAYPGSNSIGQVQIFDAQNLQAKIMIPAHDSPLAAISFNASGTKIATASERGTVIRVFSVGEGARLHELRRGMKRCATIFSLAFSPDSLFLCASSNTETVHVFRLEEIKETRPPVVEEQQGLMGWMTKAVSASASYLPTPVADMMSQGRAFATVTLPFQGVRNVCAIATLALPHRIQKQTRVLVASMDGYLYVYSLNTSEGGDCTLIKQHRLDGHEGGPTTGECAGASTATSGPYPGAAKKTEPVHTDGGGGEGTYAGVLRGPAGTVMTEADKMSEMAAACESPPKSVLKFDDVSEFPPV; from the exons ATGCAAAGTCTTGGGACCACTGTGAGCGTCGTGGGCGGAGGCGTGGGCGTGGTGACTGAGGGCGTGAAGGCGGGCATAGCGGGCCTGATGAGTCTGGCCGCCCAAGGGTCCGCCCTCCCCACTGAGGGCGGCGGGGTCTTCTCTATCACCTTCAATCAGGACTACTC GTCTCTGGGTGTGGGCACAAGAATTGGCTATCGGCTGTACTCCCTCAGTACTCTGGACAAGCTGGAACTCATCTGTGACAATG ACACCAGGGAGATGGAATGTTTAG GTAACGAGGACACCTGCATCGTGGAGCGCCTGTTCTCGAGCAgcttggtggcggtggtcagcCTGTCGTCCCCCCGCAAGCTAAAAGTCTGCCATTTTAAGAAGAACTCGGAAATTTGTAACTACAGCTACCCCAACACCATACTGGGGGTCAAACTCAACAGGGCG CGACTAGTGGTGTGTCTCGAGGAATCACTGTACATTCACAACATCCGAGACATGAAGGTCCTGCACACCATCAGAGACACCCCACCAAACCCTACCGGCCTGTGTGCTCTCTCCATTAGCAACGAAAACTGCTTCCTGGCCTATCCCGGCTCAAACAGCATCGGACAGGTGCAGATATTCGACGCGCAGAACCTG CAAGCCAAGATTATGATTCCAGCACATGACAGTCCCCTGGCAGCTATATCCTTCAATGCGTCAGGCACCAAG ATTGCCACAGCTTCAGAGAGGGGCACGGTAATCAGGGTATTCAGCGTTGGGGAGGGCGCCAGGCTTCATGAACTGCGGCGAGGGATGAAGCGATGTGCCACCATTTTCTCCCTggccttctcccctgactccctcttcctctgtgCCTCCTCCAACACTGAGACCGTGCATGTGTTCCGCCTGGAGGAGATCAAGGAGAC GCGGCCCCCGGTAGTGGAGGAGCAGCAGGGATTGATGGGGTGGATGACGAAGGCTGTGTCTGCCTCCGCCTCGTACCTGCCGACACCCGTGGCGGACATGATGAGCCAGGGCCGGGCCTTTGCCACCGTCACCCTGCCGTTCCAGGGAGTGAGGAATGTGTGTGCCATTGCAAC CCTGGCTCTCCCTCACAGGATTCAGAAGCAGACCCGGGTACTGGTGGCTTCCATGGACGGGTACCTCTATGTGTACAGCCTTAACACCAGCGAGGGAGGCGACTGTACCCTTATCAAGCAGCACAG ACTGGATGGACACGAGGGGGGGCCCACCACAGGGGAGTGCGCTGGGgcctccaccgccacctctgGACCTTACCCTGGGGCAGCCAAGAAGACCGAACCAG TACATactgatggtggaggaggagaggggaccTATGCTGGAGTTCTCAGGGGACCGGCCGGGACCGTGATGACAG AGGCGGACAAGATGAGCGAGATGGCGGCAGCGTGTGAATCCCCGCCCAAAAGTGTGCTAAAATTTGATGATGTAAGTGAATTCCCACCGGTGTAG
- the LOC135095069 gene encoding WD repeat domain phosphoinositide-interacting protein 2-like isoform X2: MQSLGTTVSVVGGGVGVVTEGVKAGIAGLMSLAAQGSALPTEGGGVFSITFNQDYSSLGVGTRIGYRLYSLSTLDKLELICDNDTREMECLGECWDADSGKLYPSSGAECYRVTCNEDTCIVERLFSSSLVAVVSLSSPRKLKVCHFKKNSEICNYSYPNTILGVKLNRARLVVCLEESLYIHNIRDMKVLHTIRDTPPNPTGLCALSISNENCFLAYPGSNSIGQVQIFDAQNLQAKIMIPAHDSPLAAISFNASGTKIATASERGTVIRVFSVGEGARLHELRRGMKRCATIFSLAFSPDSLFLCASSNTETVHVFRLEEIKETRPPVVEEQQGLMGWMTKAVSASASYLPTPVADMMSQGRAFATVTLPFQGVRNVCAIATIQKQTRVLVASMDGYLYVYSLNTSEGGDCTLIKQHRLDGHEGGPTTGECAGASTATSGPYPGAAKKTEPVHTDGGGGEGTYAGVLRGPAGTVMTEADKMSEMAAACESPPKSVLKFDDVSEFPPV; this comes from the exons ATGCAAAGTCTTGGGACCACTGTGAGCGTCGTGGGCGGAGGCGTGGGCGTGGTGACTGAGGGCGTGAAGGCGGGCATAGCGGGCCTGATGAGTCTGGCCGCCCAAGGGTCCGCCCTCCCCACTGAGGGCGGCGGGGTCTTCTCTATCACCTTCAATCAGGACTACTC GTCTCTGGGTGTGGGCACAAGAATTGGCTATCGGCTGTACTCCCTCAGTACTCTGGACAAGCTGGAACTCATCTGTGACAATG ACACCAGGGAGATGGAATGTTTAGGTGAGTGTTGGGATGCGGACTCTGGGAAATTGTACCCAAGCAGCGGCGCGGAGTGTTATCGTGTCACCT GTAACGAGGACACCTGCATCGTGGAGCGCCTGTTCTCGAGCAgcttggtggcggtggtcagcCTGTCGTCCCCCCGCAAGCTAAAAGTCTGCCATTTTAAGAAGAACTCGGAAATTTGTAACTACAGCTACCCCAACACCATACTGGGGGTCAAACTCAACAGGGCG CGACTAGTGGTGTGTCTCGAGGAATCACTGTACATTCACAACATCCGAGACATGAAGGTCCTGCACACCATCAGAGACACCCCACCAAACCCTACCGGCCTGTGTGCTCTCTCCATTAGCAACGAAAACTGCTTCCTGGCCTATCCCGGCTCAAACAGCATCGGACAGGTGCAGATATTCGACGCGCAGAACCTG CAAGCCAAGATTATGATTCCAGCACATGACAGTCCCCTGGCAGCTATATCCTTCAATGCGTCAGGCACCAAG ATTGCCACAGCTTCAGAGAGGGGCACGGTAATCAGGGTATTCAGCGTTGGGGAGGGCGCCAGGCTTCATGAACTGCGGCGAGGGATGAAGCGATGTGCCACCATTTTCTCCCTggccttctcccctgactccctcttcctctgtgCCTCCTCCAACACTGAGACCGTGCATGTGTTCCGCCTGGAGGAGATCAAGGAGAC GCGGCCCCCGGTAGTGGAGGAGCAGCAGGGATTGATGGGGTGGATGACGAAGGCTGTGTCTGCCTCCGCCTCGTACCTGCCGACACCCGTGGCGGACATGATGAGCCAGGGCCGGGCCTTTGCCACCGTCACCCTGCCGTTCCAGGGAGTGAGGAATGTGTGTGCCATTGCAAC GATTCAGAAGCAGACCCGGGTACTGGTGGCTTCCATGGACGGGTACCTCTATGTGTACAGCCTTAACACCAGCGAGGGAGGCGACTGTACCCTTATCAAGCAGCACAG ACTGGATGGACACGAGGGGGGGCCCACCACAGGGGAGTGCGCTGGGgcctccaccgccacctctgGACCTTACCCTGGGGCAGCCAAGAAGACCGAACCAG TACATactgatggtggaggaggagaggggaccTATGCTGGAGTTCTCAGGGGACCGGCCGGGACCGTGATGACAG AGGCGGACAAGATGAGCGAGATGGCGGCAGCGTGTGAATCCCCGCCCAAAAGTGTGCTAAAATTTGATGATGTAAGTGAATTCCCACCGGTGTAG
- the LOC135095069 gene encoding WD repeat domain phosphoinositide-interacting protein 2-like isoform X12 — translation MQSLGTTVSVVGGGVGVVTEGVKAGIAGLMSLAAQGSALPTEGGGVFSITFNQDYSSLGVGTRIGYRLYSLSTLDKLELICDNVPAGNEDTCIVERLFSSSLVAVVSLSSPRKLKVCHFKKNSEICNYSYPNTILGVKLNRARLVVCLEESLYIHNIRDMKVLHTIRDTPPNPTGLCALSISNENCFLAYPGSNSIGQVQIFDAQNLQAKIMIPAHDSPLAAISFNASGTKIATASERGTVIRVFSVGEGARLHELRRGMKRCATIFSLAFSPDSLFLCASSNTETVHVFRLEEIKETRPPVVEEQQGLMGWMTKAVSASASYLPTPVADMMSQGRAFATVTLPFQGVRNVCAIATIQKQTRVLVASMDGYLYVYSLNTSEGGDCTLIKQHRLDGHEGGPTTGECAGASTATSGPYPGAAKKTEPVHTDGGGGEGTYAGVLRGPAGTVMTEADKMSEMAAACESPPKSVLKFDDVSEFPPV, via the exons ATGCAAAGTCTTGGGACCACTGTGAGCGTCGTGGGCGGAGGCGTGGGCGTGGTGACTGAGGGCGTGAAGGCGGGCATAGCGGGCCTGATGAGTCTGGCCGCCCAAGGGTCCGCCCTCCCCACTGAGGGCGGCGGGGTCTTCTCTATCACCTTCAATCAGGACTACTC GTCTCTGGGTGTGGGCACAAGAATTGGCTATCGGCTGTACTCCCTCAGTACTCTGGACAAGCTGGAACTCATCTGTGACAATG TTCCCGCAGGTAACGAGGACACCTGCATCGTGGAGCGCCTGTTCTCGAGCAgcttggtggcggtggtcagcCTGTCGTCCCCCCGCAAGCTAAAAGTCTGCCATTTTAAGAAGAACTCGGAAATTTGTAACTACAGCTACCCCAACACCATACTGGGGGTCAAACTCAACAGGGCG CGACTAGTGGTGTGTCTCGAGGAATCACTGTACATTCACAACATCCGAGACATGAAGGTCCTGCACACCATCAGAGACACCCCACCAAACCCTACCGGCCTGTGTGCTCTCTCCATTAGCAACGAAAACTGCTTCCTGGCCTATCCCGGCTCAAACAGCATCGGACAGGTGCAGATATTCGACGCGCAGAACCTG CAAGCCAAGATTATGATTCCAGCACATGACAGTCCCCTGGCAGCTATATCCTTCAATGCGTCAGGCACCAAG ATTGCCACAGCTTCAGAGAGGGGCACGGTAATCAGGGTATTCAGCGTTGGGGAGGGCGCCAGGCTTCATGAACTGCGGCGAGGGATGAAGCGATGTGCCACCATTTTCTCCCTggccttctcccctgactccctcttcctctgtgCCTCCTCCAACACTGAGACCGTGCATGTGTTCCGCCTGGAGGAGATCAAGGAGAC GCGGCCCCCGGTAGTGGAGGAGCAGCAGGGATTGATGGGGTGGATGACGAAGGCTGTGTCTGCCTCCGCCTCGTACCTGCCGACACCCGTGGCGGACATGATGAGCCAGGGCCGGGCCTTTGCCACCGTCACCCTGCCGTTCCAGGGAGTGAGGAATGTGTGTGCCATTGCAAC GATTCAGAAGCAGACCCGGGTACTGGTGGCTTCCATGGACGGGTACCTCTATGTGTACAGCCTTAACACCAGCGAGGGAGGCGACTGTACCCTTATCAAGCAGCACAG ACTGGATGGACACGAGGGGGGGCCCACCACAGGGGAGTGCGCTGGGgcctccaccgccacctctgGACCTTACCCTGGGGCAGCCAAGAAGACCGAACCAG TACATactgatggtggaggaggagaggggaccTATGCTGGAGTTCTCAGGGGACCGGCCGGGACCGTGATGACAG AGGCGGACAAGATGAGCGAGATGGCGGCAGCGTGTGAATCCCCGCCCAAAAGTGTGCTAAAATTTGATGATGTAAGTGAATTCCCACCGGTGTAG
- the LOC135095069 gene encoding WD repeat domain phosphoinositide-interacting protein 2-like isoform X7, whose amino-acid sequence MQSLGTTVSVVGGGVGVVTEGVKAGIAGLMSLAAQGSALPTEGGGVFSITFNQDYSSLGVGTRIGYRLYSLSTLDKLELICDNGNEDTCIVERLFSSSLVAVVSLSSPRKLKVCHFKKNSEICNYSYPNTILGVKLNRARLVVCLEESLYIHNIRDMKVLHTIRDTPPNPTGLCALSISNENCFLAYPGSNSIGQVQIFDAQNLQAKIMIPAHDSPLAAISFNASGTKIATASERGTVIRVFSVGEGARLHELRRGMKRCATIFSLAFSPDSLFLCASSNTETVHVFRLEEIKETRPPVVEEQQGLMGWMTKAVSASASYLPTPVADMMSQGRAFATVTLPFQGVRNVCAIATIQKQTRVLVASMDGYLYVYSLNTSEGGDCTLIKQHRLDGHEGGPTTGECAGASTATSGPYPGAAKKTEPVHTDGGGGEGTYAGVLRGPAGTVMTEADKMSEMAAACESPPKSVLKFDDVSEFPPV is encoded by the exons ATGCAAAGTCTTGGGACCACTGTGAGCGTCGTGGGCGGAGGCGTGGGCGTGGTGACTGAGGGCGTGAAGGCGGGCATAGCGGGCCTGATGAGTCTGGCCGCCCAAGGGTCCGCCCTCCCCACTGAGGGCGGCGGGGTCTTCTCTATCACCTTCAATCAGGACTACTC GTCTCTGGGTGTGGGCACAAGAATTGGCTATCGGCTGTACTCCCTCAGTACTCTGGACAAGCTGGAACTCATCTGTGACAATG GTAACGAGGACACCTGCATCGTGGAGCGCCTGTTCTCGAGCAgcttggtggcggtggtcagcCTGTCGTCCCCCCGCAAGCTAAAAGTCTGCCATTTTAAGAAGAACTCGGAAATTTGTAACTACAGCTACCCCAACACCATACTGGGGGTCAAACTCAACAGGGCG CGACTAGTGGTGTGTCTCGAGGAATCACTGTACATTCACAACATCCGAGACATGAAGGTCCTGCACACCATCAGAGACACCCCACCAAACCCTACCGGCCTGTGTGCTCTCTCCATTAGCAACGAAAACTGCTTCCTGGCCTATCCCGGCTCAAACAGCATCGGACAGGTGCAGATATTCGACGCGCAGAACCTG CAAGCCAAGATTATGATTCCAGCACATGACAGTCCCCTGGCAGCTATATCCTTCAATGCGTCAGGCACCAAG ATTGCCACAGCTTCAGAGAGGGGCACGGTAATCAGGGTATTCAGCGTTGGGGAGGGCGCCAGGCTTCATGAACTGCGGCGAGGGATGAAGCGATGTGCCACCATTTTCTCCCTggccttctcccctgactccctcttcctctgtgCCTCCTCCAACACTGAGACCGTGCATGTGTTCCGCCTGGAGGAGATCAAGGAGAC GCGGCCCCCGGTAGTGGAGGAGCAGCAGGGATTGATGGGGTGGATGACGAAGGCTGTGTCTGCCTCCGCCTCGTACCTGCCGACACCCGTGGCGGACATGATGAGCCAGGGCCGGGCCTTTGCCACCGTCACCCTGCCGTTCCAGGGAGTGAGGAATGTGTGTGCCATTGCAAC GATTCAGAAGCAGACCCGGGTACTGGTGGCTTCCATGGACGGGTACCTCTATGTGTACAGCCTTAACACCAGCGAGGGAGGCGACTGTACCCTTATCAAGCAGCACAG ACTGGATGGACACGAGGGGGGGCCCACCACAGGGGAGTGCGCTGGGgcctccaccgccacctctgGACCTTACCCTGGGGCAGCCAAGAAGACCGAACCAG TACATactgatggtggaggaggagaggggaccTATGCTGGAGTTCTCAGGGGACCGGCCGGGACCGTGATGACAG AGGCGGACAAGATGAGCGAGATGGCGGCAGCGTGTGAATCCCCGCCCAAAAGTGTGCTAAAATTTGATGATGTAAGTGAATTCCCACCGGTGTAG